One stretch of Periplaneta americana isolate PAMFEO1 chromosome 1, P.americana_PAMFEO1_priV1, whole genome shotgun sequence DNA includes these proteins:
- the LOC138702803 gene encoding uncharacterized protein isoform X3 yields the protein MKVILKSSLGKSLVVDVSPNDTFVDLQARTFQKTGCLLNLENFKLKGREIKAENNVMKYFQGVMHDLNTKEVEEIYEQESEEVVKSLPSSVSGKVNPSRFSPTVTKSRQRKRMINSNRTFNSPKLLKTASDTNIENSENVSCLNLKQDEESDVTAVRNGKCTQDTESVSQHDSNRKSLLEVRNNEYQNGEGKYSADVKCLSSENTSSYNYRTSSYEKADCSEMSPNGNKSQLLRVENAIEAVQNKPSVDIMSYSEISDSVIETLEHSQENSLTINSENTRFEKKSCKKETTTNITVHKSELDLNNFRKILKLQHINDFIDLYSSGLGDESCIVNNCENSKFKSSPEANAHNVETTSVHTNVDGSKAAANSADFITRNSVEPRISSEHINMTSMKEETKTATNPPRNVDNIDVDVDSSHPGQLCRLCALPRKAMIYIYSERGVRLGLRSKINTWLPTHVSRTDPLPKQVCNLCIKKLNLCQDFGTECIKAEQILKKFFESHKFRCHIQVQGEVDVSGKKSKCRNTYETKLSSDSHKTSGNKDKDIEENTIIESEGHASNITSESSNFKTSFIKTESLSSEDDESSFVMSEDSSENELMDMILEESCDGERVTVPTEYCCPLCCEGNMVTVNTSSVDSQLSNSSESLVLDNRTSSKTQNELTVKKFPNISDISNLELFRYVNAEYLRPDCDSSYENLIDQGSESDSEVSSFIFGEVKEEDESSREKIAGISDKIDDKSVSISDQIVEVKLEKLEDNTVNCFVCGETMSNLNQCLIHSLRFHADSESQSYPCGQCEMCFRVDTDMTRHFMTVHQNMKVARLLHICIVCGRHCASQRALKSHVCIPFNAVTDRLACKTCGQSFSTKARLVFHHQFHDPNARPLECVPCGMVFTEENNLYDHIRFSHRGQAFICSECGGHFNSKAALRGHLRSHRNLRHHKCDICSKTFLDKQTLKEHAVSHMDVKPFQCHICGKYLNRNSRLKKHLMSHELQKNTNPQECFQCTACGETFPDEPKAVNHAQVGHSLPSESECVFQLYPIDKIYRCEFCERCYADPSYLNTHRVSHSNEALPFKCHICGAAFATFARVATHKVTHGVYEKKDEFSIPKLYLCNECDKAYVHWTYLSVHRKMIHAEVKHMYKCKLCPEQFVNSWSLAYHRKTRHCETQPPPLDGDVPGNERKRWKCKYCEKRYVSQHSLLAHVSMMHAGDNPGPNFQCDECGKCFARKNSS from the exons ATGAAAGTAATATTGAAGAGTTCTTTGGGTAAGTCACTTGTTGTGGACGTTTCTCCAAATGATACATTTGTGGACCTGCAGGCTCGCACATTTCAGAAAACAGGATGTCTTCTTAATCTTGAGAATTTTAAATTGAAAGGCCGAGAAATAAAAGCAGAAAACAATGTTATGAAGTACTTTCAAGGag TAATGCATGACTTAAATACAAAGGAAGTAGAAGAAATCTACGAACAAGAAAGTGAAGAAGTAGTAAAATCTTTGCCGTCTTCAGTTTCTGGAAAAGTAAATCCAAGTAGATTTtcaccaacagtaacaaaatcaAGACAGAGAAAACGTATGATCAACTCTAATAGAACATTTAACAGTCCAAAACTCTTGAAAACTGCATCTGACACGAATATAGAGAATTCGGAAAATGTTTCATGTTTAAATCTCAAACAAGATGAAGAATCAGATGTTACGGCTGTCAGAAATGGTAAATGCACACAGGACACAGAAAGTGTTAGTCAGCATGATTCCAATAGAAAATCTCTGTTGGAAGTCAGAAACAATGAATATCAAAATGGTGAAGGAAAGTATTCTGCAGATGTAAAGTGTTTAAGTTCAGAAAACACTTCATCTTATAATTATAGAACGTCAAGTTATGAGAAGGCTGACTGTTCAGAAATGTCTCCAAATGGTAACAAATCTCAACTTCTGCGAGTGGAGAATGCTATTGAGGCTGTCCAAAATAAGCCTTCTGTAGATATTATGTCCTATTCAGAGATTTCAGATTCTGTAATTGAAACTTTAGAACATTCACAAGAGAATTCTCTTACTATAAATTCTGAAAATACAAGGTTTGAAAAGAAAAGTTGTAAGAAAGAAACGACTACAAATATAACAGTACATAAATCTGAGTTAGATCTAAACAATTTCAGAAAGATACTTAAATTGCAACATATAAATGATTTTATAGATTTATATTCCAGTGGTTTGGGCGATGAATCATGTATTGTGAATAATTGTGAGAATTCCAAATTCAAGTCTTCACCTGAGGCTAATGCACATAATGTGGAGACTACATCAGTGCATACAAATGTGGATG GCTCAAAGGCAGCAGCAAATTCAGCGGATTTTATTACTAGAAATAGTGTTGAACCAAGAATTTCTTCAGAGCATATTAATATGACTAGCATGAAGGAAGAGACCAAAACTGCAACAAACCCACCACGTAATGTggataacatagatgttgatgtTGACTCCAGCCATCCAGGTCAACTCTGTCGATTGTGTGCCCTGCCCAGGAAAGCTATGATCTATATCTACAGTGAAAGAGGGGTTCGATTGGGTTTACGCAGTAAGATTAACACATGGCTACCAACGCAT GTGAGCAGAACTGATCCCTTGCCAAAACAAGTCTGTAACTTGTGTATCAAGAAGCTGAACCTGTGCCAAGACTTTGGAACTGAATGTATAAAGGCCGAACAGATACTTAAGAAGTTCTTTGAAAGTCATAAGTTTAG ATGTCATATTCAAGTACAAGGAGAAGTTGATGTCTCTGGCAAGAAAAGCAAATGTAGGAATACTTATGAGACAAAATTATCTTCCGATTCTCATAAGACATCTGGCAACAAAGATAAAGACATCGAAGAAAATACTATTATAGAAAGTGAAGGACATGCATCTAATATAACTTCTGAAagttctaattttaaaacaagttttatcAAAACAGAGTCTTTGTCATCAGAAGACGATGAAAGTAGCTTTGTAATGTCTGAAGATTCGTCTGAGAATGAGCTGATGGACATGATATTGGAAGAAAGTTGTGATGGAGAGAGAGTTACAGTGCCAACTGAATATTGTTGTCCACTCTGCTGCGAAGGTAACATGGTAACTGTGAATACATCTAGTGTGGATTCCCAACTCTCAAATAGTTCTGAAAGCCTGGTGCTGGATAATAGAACTAGTTCAAAAACTCAGAATGAATTAACTGTGAAAAAGTTTCCTAATATTTCTGATATTTCTAATCTGGAATTGTTTAGATATGTAAATGCAGAATATCTAAGGCCAGATTGTGATTCTTCATATGAAAATCTAATTGACCAAGGAAGCGAATCAGATAGTGAAGTTAGTTCGTTTATATTCGGTGAGGTGAAAGAGGAAGATGAAAGTAGTAGGGAAAAGATAGCAGGTATTAGTGACAAGATAGATGATAAAAGTGTCAGCATTTCAGATCAGATTGTTGAAGTTAAGTTGGAGAAATTAGAAGATAATACTGTGAATTGCTTTGTTTGTGGTGAAACTATGAGTAACTTGAATCAATGTTTGATCCATTCCCTGCGCTTTCATGCTGACAGTGAATCACAATCATATCCATGTGGCCAGTGTGAAATGTGTTTCAGAGTGGACACAGACATGACTCGACACTTCATGACCGTCCATCAGAATATGAAG GTTGCTCGACTCCTTCACATCTGCATTGTTTGTGGTCGGCACTGTGCTTCACAGCGGGCACTGAAGTCTCATGTGTGTATTCCATTTAACGCTGTAACTGATCGACTTGCGTGTAAGACATGTGGCCAATCTTTCAGCACAAAGGCACGTCTTGTGTTTCATCATCAGTTTCATGATCCTAATGCTCGCCCCCTTGAATGTGTTCCATGTGGAATGGTTTTTACAGAAGAGAACAATCTGTATGACCACATCag ATTCTCACATAGAGGGCAGGCATTCATATGCAGCGAATGTGGAGGACACTTCAATAGCAAGGCAGCTCTTCGTGGCCATCTCAGATCTCATCGAAATCTGAGACATCATAAATGTGACATCTGCAGCAAAACATTTCTTGATAAACAG ACTTTGAAGGAGCATGCAGTGTCTCACATGGATGTGAAGCCATTCCAATGTCATATATGTGGCAAATACCTGAATCGTAACTCAAGACTGAAGAAACACCTGATGTCACATGAGCTGCAGAAGAACACTAATCCTCAAGAATGCTTCCAATGCACCGCTTGTGGGGAGACTTTCCCAGATGAACCTAAGGCAGTCAATCATGCTCAAGTTGGACACTCCCTCCCCAGTGAGAGTGAATGTGTGTTCCAACTCTATCCTATAGACAAG ATTTATAGATGTGAGTTCTGTGAGCGTTGCTATGCTGATCCTTCGTACCTCAACACACATCGAGTGAGTCACTCTAATGAAGCCCTTCCATTCAAGTGTCACATATGTGGTGCAGCTTTTGCAACTTTTGCCCGTGTAGCAACTCATAAAGTGACACATGGTGTGTATGAGAAGAAGGATGAATTCTCCATTCCGAAGTTATATCTATGTAACGAATGTGATAAAGCATATGTACATTGGACATATCTCTCTGTCCATCGTAAGATGATTCATGCAGAAGTGAAGCACATGTACAAATGTAAG TTGTGCCCTGAACAGTTCGTGAATTCATGGAGTTTGGCTTATCATCGAAAAACACGTCACTGTGAAACGCAGCCACCACCTCTGGATGGTGATGTACCTGGCAATGAACGGAAAAGATGGAAGTGTAAATATTGTGAGAAGCGCTATGTCAGTCAACACTCGCTCTTAGCCCATGTCAGTATGATGCACGCAGGAGATAACCCCGGACCAAATTTCCAGTGTGATGAGTGTGGAAAATGTTTTGCTCGCAAG